One genomic window of Candidatus Nitrospira inopinata includes the following:
- the infB gene encoding translation initiation factor IF-2, translating to MRVYELAKKLGMENKTLLPELKKLGITVASHSSTLDDSDVQKVLDKFLPASKGEGRPGLGQGGRPAHDHGSTRAETMKSSIAEQSAKPEKRRILIKRKKEEEPAELVVTLSPPAPDLESAAAASVTGSPAPSGAVSHPPPVAPIPSDIERSAPVVSMEAETAAPTPGVTPPPQPVAPPAESVVAKPTSTAPLSATVTLEPVTGKKKSMAFEAIEAEGQRDKLKKGRKPVRSKDDEQDLRFREDAARWQDLRAIPVQRRDDRSKQFHHSAPSEITKPRKKSVKVAPGITVKEFAELIGQRPADIVRKLMEMGQMLTINQPMNLDAASVFAEQSGVKIEVAAEKGGEELLKEAVETEGTERLEPRPPVVTIMGHVDHGKTSLLDAIRQTKVAEGEAGGITQHIGAYTVPVHDKLVTFLDTPGHEAFTAMRARGARVTDIVVLVVAADDGVMPQTIEAIHHAKAAGVSLMVAINKIDKPEANPERVKNALAEHGLIPEAWGGDTIMVEVSARQKTGLDTLLEMILLQAEVLELKADPHRQAKGTVIEAKMERGRGPVATVLVQSGTLKVGDAFVVGTFSGRVRALINDQGVKIQQAGPSIPIEVIGLPGVPSAGDVFQVVSDERMARQIAEERAQKRKASELAGPAKVSLDDLFAKIQEGAVKELAIVIKADVQGSSEALAGAVEKLSTDAVKLRVIHNGVGGIMESDVLLAAASRAVIIGFNVRPDPKAASLAEQQGVDIRLYTVIYDAIADVKAAMEGLLEPTLKERTLGRAEVRQVFTIQKVGTVAGCYVLDGTISRTSAGVRVIRDNVVVYQGKLASLRRFKDDVREVQQGYECGLSVENFNDVKVGDIIEAFAIDKIAAKL from the coding sequence ATGCGCGTATATGAACTGGCCAAGAAACTCGGGATGGAGAACAAGACGCTCCTGCCCGAACTCAAGAAGTTGGGGATTACCGTTGCCTCCCACAGCAGCACGCTTGATGACAGTGATGTGCAGAAGGTGTTGGACAAATTTCTTCCGGCGTCCAAAGGAGAGGGGCGGCCCGGTTTGGGACAGGGCGGAAGACCGGCTCATGACCACGGCTCCACCAGAGCGGAGACCATGAAAAGCTCGATTGCCGAACAGTCGGCCAAACCGGAAAAGCGGCGCATTCTGATCAAGCGTAAGAAAGAGGAAGAGCCGGCGGAGCTTGTCGTCACATTATCCCCCCCTGCTCCCGATCTCGAATCGGCGGCCGCCGCTTCCGTCACAGGTTCCCCCGCTCCCTCCGGCGCCGTTTCTCATCCTCCGCCGGTCGCTCCGATTCCATCGGACATTGAGCGGAGTGCTCCCGTTGTTTCCATGGAGGCCGAGACCGCGGCGCCGACGCCGGGAGTAACGCCTCCGCCTCAACCGGTTGCGCCGCCCGCTGAGTCCGTTGTCGCCAAGCCGACGAGCACCGCGCCTTTGAGCGCGACGGTCACTCTTGAGCCGGTGACGGGCAAAAAAAAGAGCATGGCGTTCGAAGCCATCGAAGCCGAGGGGCAGCGGGACAAACTGAAAAAGGGGCGCAAGCCCGTACGATCCAAAGACGACGAGCAAGATCTTCGATTTCGCGAAGACGCCGCCCGCTGGCAAGATCTCCGGGCGATTCCCGTCCAGCGTCGAGACGATCGCTCCAAGCAATTCCACCACAGCGCTCCAAGCGAAATCACCAAGCCGCGTAAAAAAAGCGTCAAGGTGGCCCCCGGAATAACGGTCAAAGAATTCGCCGAATTGATCGGGCAGAGACCGGCGGACATCGTTCGAAAACTGATGGAAATGGGACAGATGCTCACCATCAATCAGCCGATGAATCTGGATGCGGCGTCGGTCTTTGCCGAGCAGAGCGGCGTAAAAATCGAAGTGGCCGCTGAAAAGGGCGGCGAAGAATTGCTCAAAGAAGCGGTTGAAACAGAGGGAACCGAACGGCTTGAGCCGCGGCCTCCCGTCGTGACCATCATGGGTCATGTCGATCACGGCAAGACATCGCTGTTGGATGCGATTCGACAGACGAAAGTAGCGGAAGGCGAGGCCGGCGGGATTACGCAGCATATCGGCGCCTATACCGTGCCGGTGCACGACAAACTGGTCACGTTCCTTGACACGCCCGGCCACGAGGCCTTTACCGCGATGCGCGCCCGCGGCGCCAGGGTGACCGACATCGTGGTGCTGGTCGTGGCCGCGGACGACGGGGTGATGCCGCAAACGATCGAAGCGATTCACCATGCAAAGGCTGCGGGGGTCTCGCTGATGGTCGCCATCAACAAAATCGACAAGCCGGAAGCGAACCCCGAACGTGTCAAGAACGCCCTTGCGGAACATGGGCTGATCCCGGAGGCCTGGGGCGGCGATACCATCATGGTCGAGGTGTCGGCCAGACAGAAAACCGGTTTGGATACGTTGTTGGAAATGATTCTATTGCAGGCGGAGGTGCTCGAACTCAAAGCCGATCCTCACCGTCAGGCCAAAGGAACCGTCATTGAAGCGAAGATGGAGCGAGGGAGAGGTCCCGTTGCGACCGTCCTGGTCCAGAGCGGAACACTTAAAGTCGGGGACGCTTTCGTCGTGGGGACATTCAGCGGGCGAGTTCGGGCGCTGATCAACGACCAAGGAGTCAAGATTCAGCAGGCTGGTCCGTCCATTCCAATCGAAGTGATAGGGTTGCCCGGGGTTCCTTCGGCGGGGGACGTCTTCCAGGTGGTCTCGGATGAACGGATGGCGAGGCAGATTGCCGAGGAGAGGGCGCAAAAACGGAAGGCCTCCGAGTTGGCCGGCCCGGCCAAGGTGTCGCTCGACGATCTCTTTGCGAAAATTCAGGAGGGGGCGGTCAAGGAGCTGGCCATCGTCATCAAGGCCGACGTGCAGGGGTCCTCGGAAGCGTTGGCCGGGGCGGTGGAAAAGCTTTCGACGGACGCCGTCAAGCTGCGCGTCATCCACAACGGCGTGGGAGGGATCATGGAGTCCGACGTGCTGTTGGCCGCCGCTTCCCGCGCCGTGATTATCGGCTTCAACGTCAGGCCGGATCCGAAGGCCGCTTCGCTGGCGGAACAGCAGGGGGTCGACATCAGACTCTATACGGTCATCTATGACGCCATCGCCGACGTGAAGGCGGCGATGGAAGGGCTGCTTGAGCCGACGTTGAAAGAACGAACCTTGGGGCGGGCCGAAGTCCGGCAAGTGTTCACGATTCAGAAGGTCGGGACGGTGGCCGGTTGCTACGTGCTCGACGGGACGATCTCGCGAACCAGCGCCGGCGTGCGCGTCATCAGGGACAACGTCGTGGTGTATCAAGGCAAATTGGCGTCGTTGCGGCGGTTCAAGGACGACGTGCGTGAAGTCCAACAGGGATACGAATGCGGCCTCAGCGTTGAAAACTTCAACGACGTGAAGGTCGGCGACATCATCGAAGCCTTTGCCATCGACAAAATAGCCGCCAAGCTCTGA